The DNA window ATTTAAAGGCTGATTAAATTTAGTACATGAGAAAAATGTCTTTTCCATATTTACAACATTAGAAGTGTCCCATTTATCAAAAGTCTGATTCAATTTATCACATTGCCTAAACAAAGAATCCATATTCGTAACATTAGAAACGTCCCAATCATTAAGATTCTGATTAAAAGCATCACAATATGCAAACATACTTGATAAATCTTTAACTTTATTTATATTCCAAGTATTTAAAGGCTTATTAAATCTTTTTGCCCTAATAAACATAKTAGACATATCTTCAACATTAGAAGTATCCCATTTATCCA is part of the Brachyspira sp. SAP_772 genome and encodes:
- a CDS encoding BspA family leucine-rich repeat surface protein, translating into ISKVTSMNNMFAYCSNFDQPLDNWDVSNVEDMSFMFCGAKEFNQPLNSWNTSKVKNMRGMFQECEFFNQPLDKWDTSNVEDMSXMFIRAKRFNKPLNTWNINKVKDLSSMFAYCDAFNQNLNDWDVSNVTNMDSLFRQCDKLNQTFDKWDTSNVVNMEKTFFSCTKFNQPLN